A genomic stretch from Haloarchaeobius amylolyticus includes:
- a CDS encoding acyl-CoA mutase large subunit family protein, whose translation MFDEDDLDAIRSARSEWESESVDPVLDRFGERKEEFTTDTGGQEVDRLYTPNDVADLDYQDDLGFPGQDPYTRGVYSTGYRGRLWTMRQYAGFGTPEETNERFHYLLDQGQTGLSMAFDLPTQMGYSSDDAMSAGEVGKSGVAIDTLDDMETVFDGIPLDEVSTSMTINAPASVLLAMYIAVGDKQGVDRDELRGTIQNDVLKEYIARNTYIYPPEPSMRIITDIFEFCAEETPKFNTISISGYHIREAGSTAAQELAFTLGDGIEYVEAALDAGLDVDEFAPQLSFFFNAHNNILEEVAKFRAARRMWAKIMEERFDAENPKSKQLKFHTQTAGSTLTAQQIENNVVRVAYQALAAVLGGTQSLHTNGKDEALALPTEESVRTALRTQQILAHESGAADTIDPLAGSYYVEALTDEIEEEAFDIIETVDEKGGMLQAVENQWVQRQIQDTAFDRQQEIESGERVIVGVNEFEVDEEPEMDVQEVTEEDEQRQIRRLEDVREARDDEEVDAKLQALREACEGEENVMPYIVDAVKAYATVGEVCNVMRDVFGEYHPGGTV comes from the coding sequence ATGTTCGACGAGGACGACCTCGACGCGATTCGCTCCGCGAGATCGGAGTGGGAATCCGAGTCGGTCGACCCGGTGCTCGACCGCTTCGGCGAGCGCAAAGAGGAGTTCACGACAGACACAGGGGGGCAGGAGGTCGACCGGCTCTACACGCCGAACGACGTGGCCGACCTCGACTACCAGGATGACCTCGGGTTCCCGGGGCAGGACCCGTACACGCGCGGCGTCTACTCCACCGGCTACCGCGGTCGCCTGTGGACGATGCGCCAGTACGCCGGCTTCGGGACGCCCGAGGAGACCAACGAGCGCTTCCACTACCTGCTCGACCAGGGCCAGACCGGGCTCTCGATGGCGTTCGACCTGCCCACGCAGATGGGCTACTCCTCGGACGACGCGATGTCCGCGGGCGAGGTCGGGAAGTCCGGCGTCGCCATCGACACGCTGGACGACATGGAGACGGTCTTCGACGGCATCCCGCTCGACGAGGTCTCGACCTCGATGACCATCAACGCGCCCGCCTCGGTCCTGCTGGCGATGTACATCGCCGTCGGCGACAAGCAGGGCGTCGACCGCGACGAGCTGCGCGGGACCATCCAGAACGACGTGCTCAAGGAGTACATCGCCCGGAACACGTACATCTACCCGCCCGAGCCCTCCATGCGCATCATCACGGACATCTTCGAGTTCTGCGCCGAGGAGACGCCGAAGTTCAACACCATCTCCATCTCGGGCTACCACATCCGCGAGGCCGGGTCGACCGCGGCCCAGGAGCTCGCGTTCACCCTCGGTGACGGCATCGAGTACGTCGAGGCCGCCCTCGACGCCGGGCTGGACGTCGACGAGTTCGCTCCCCAGCTCTCGTTCTTCTTCAACGCACACAACAACATCTTAGAGGAGGTCGCGAAGTTCCGCGCCGCCCGGCGCATGTGGGCGAAGATCATGGAGGAGCGCTTCGACGCCGAGAACCCGAAATCGAAGCAACTGAAGTTCCACACCCAGACCGCCGGCTCGACCCTGACCGCCCAGCAGATCGAGAACAACGTCGTCCGCGTCGCCTATCAGGCCCTCGCCGCCGTCCTCGGGGGTACCCAGTCGCTGCACACCAACGGGAAGGACGAGGCGCTGGCGCTGCCGACCGAGGAGTCGGTCCGCACCGCGCTCCGCACCCAGCAGATCCTCGCCCACGAGTCGGGCGCCGCCGACACCATCGACCCCCTCGCCGGCAGCTACTACGTCGAGGCGCTGACCGACGAGATCGAGGAGGAGGCCTTCGACATCATCGAGACGGTCGACGAGAAGGGCGGGATGCTCCAGGCCGTCGAGAACCAGTGGGTCCAGCGCCAGATTCAGGACACCGCCTTCGACCGCCAGCAGGAGATCGAGTCGGGCGAGCGCGTCATCGTCGGCGTCAACGAGTTCGAGGTCGACGAGGAGCCCGAGATGGACGTCCAGGAGGTCACCGAGGAGGACGAACAGCGCCAGATCCGCCGGCTGGAGGACGTCCGCGAGGCCCGCGACGACGAGGAAGTCGACGCGAAACTGCAGGCGCTCCGCGAGGCCTGCGAGGGCGAGGAGAACGTCATGCCGTACATCGTCGACGCCGTGAAGGCCTACGCGACGGTCGGCGAGGTCTGTAACGTGATGCGGGACGTGTTCGGGGAGTACCACCCCGGCGGCACGGTCTGA
- a CDS encoding FAD-binding domain-containing protein — protein MSPSPVVVWHRADLRVADNPALAAAADEGDPVPVFCIDPQYFGDRGLACDDRLLFLLAALSDLDEQYRELGSSLTLLHGDAVDRLTRLHESLDAPVYVNHHTNARHGRERDEALADRGWTRWFDADAIRREVPEPRDGWQAHAEAYFESEPVPAPDSLPANPVESDVTTDAVREEYDLTSEKRDVPRGGRTAALRRLRHFARNLDRYPASISPPAAAEQHCSRLSAYLTFGCLSPREVYRRVQGRGQGESLFESRLFWNQHFRQKLEDFPAATDRAVNPVFRGLNRDSHDPDLVAAWQAGETGFPMVDAGMRALVETGYVNFRLRALCATFFSYVLRQPWQVGADFMYYHLIDADSGINYQQWQMQAGTVGAHPPRIYDPAKQVREHDPEGEYVRQYVPELDPVPDEYLDRPERMPKSLQQEVGVVIGEDYPAPIVDYEAARQRALDRYKRLQPRAEEALSDPGIRRRASLSRRHGRDGEDGGAGEEQARSEDQTSLDQF, from the coding sequence ATGAGCCCGAGCCCCGTCGTCGTCTGGCACCGCGCCGACCTCCGGGTGGCGGACAACCCCGCCCTCGCGGCCGCGGCCGACGAGGGCGACCCGGTTCCCGTCTTCTGTATCGACCCCCAGTACTTCGGCGACCGTGGCCTCGCCTGCGACGACCGGTTGCTGTTCCTGCTGGCGGCACTCTCGGACCTCGACGAGCAGTACCGCGAGCTGGGCTCGTCGCTGACGCTGCTGCACGGGGACGCGGTCGACCGACTCACGCGCCTCCACGAGTCGCTGGACGCGCCGGTGTACGTGAACCACCACACGAACGCGAGACACGGGCGAGAACGCGACGAGGCGCTGGCCGACCGCGGGTGGACGCGCTGGTTCGACGCCGACGCCATCCGGCGCGAGGTCCCCGAGCCGCGCGACGGCTGGCAGGCCCACGCCGAAGCGTACTTCGAGTCGGAGCCGGTGCCGGCACCGGATTCGCTCCCCGCGAACCCGGTCGAGAGCGACGTCACGACGGACGCGGTCCGCGAGGAGTACGACCTCACGTCGGAGAAGCGCGACGTGCCCCGGGGCGGCCGGACCGCGGCCCTCCGCCGGCTGCGCCACTTCGCGCGGAACCTCGACCGCTACCCGGCGAGCATCTCGCCGCCGGCCGCGGCCGAGCAGCACTGCTCGCGGCTCTCGGCGTACCTCACGTTCGGCTGTCTCTCGCCCCGGGAGGTGTACCGCAGGGTGCAGGGCCGGGGGCAGGGCGAGTCCCTGTTCGAGTCCCGGCTGTTCTGGAACCAGCACTTCCGGCAGAAACTCGAGGACTTCCCGGCCGCGACGGACCGCGCCGTCAACCCGGTGTTCCGGGGCCTGAACCGCGACAGCCACGACCCGGACCTGGTCGCGGCCTGGCAGGCGGGCGAGACCGGGTTCCCCATGGTCGACGCGGGCATGCGGGCGCTGGTCGAGACCGGGTACGTCAACTTCCGGCTGCGGGCGCTGTGTGCCACGTTCTTCAGCTACGTCCTCCGCCAGCCCTGGCAGGTCGGCGCGGACTTCATGTACTACCACCTCATCGACGCCGACTCGGGCATCAACTACCAGCAGTGGCAGATGCAGGCCGGGACCGTCGGTGCGCACCCACCGCGCATCTACGACCCCGCGAAGCAGGTCCGCGAGCACGACCCCGAGGGCGAGTACGTCCGGCAGTACGTCCCGGAACTCGACCCGGTCCCCGACGAGTACCTCGACCGCCCGGAACGCATGCCGAAGTCGCTCCAGCAGGAGGTCGGGGTCGTCATCGGCGAGGACTACCCGGCACCCATCGTCGACTACGAGGCGGCCCGCCAGCGGGCACTGGACCGGTACAAGCGCCTGCAGCCGCGGGCGGAGGAGGCCCTCTCCGACCCTGGGATTCGGCGACGGGCGTCGCTCTCCCGGCGGCACGGTCGCGATGGAGAAGACGGAGGCGCAGGCGAGGAGCAGGCCCGCAGCGAGGACCAGACGAGCCTCGACCAGTTCTGA